A stretch of Synergistes jonesii DNA encodes these proteins:
- the cas2 gene encoding CRISPR-associated endonuclease Cas2, with protein MTLFVLMFYDVGEKRVNKVLKAARKYLTWIQNSVLEGELTPAALEALKVDVKKIIDDEYDSVLFYIWRTERYMAREAMGVKRGAVDSFI; from the coding sequence GTGACATTGTTCGTCCTTATGTTCTACGATGTAGGAGAAAAGAGGGTAAATAAAGTGCTTAAGGCGGCAAGAAAATACCTAACGTGGATTCAGAACTCGGTGCTTGAAGGCGAGCTGACGCCGGCAGCACTTGAGGCTTTGAAAGTTGATGTGAAGAAGATTATAGACGACGAATATGACAGCGTGCTATTCTATATTTGGAGAACAGAACGGTATATGGCACGTGAAGCGATGGGGGTAAAACGCGGCGCAGTGGATTCGTTTATCTGA